GACGTAGCCCTCGTCGTCGTACTTCGACGGTTTGACGAGAAACAGATGAAAACGCGACCCTCGAGCAGCACGCGTCATGACAGGTCCTTCCGATTGCTCCGTCCTCAACGCCATTTCCGACTGAGGCGTGCAGCGTACCCTCGCCAGTCATTGCGAAGAAGACTACGGAGTATCCCGTCTGCCTCGCTGTACGGCGCGGAGTCGGGAATACTCGTGCCCATGACAAACTCTACAATCCGCCGAGATGGTTCCCCCGCAGCGCGATGCCACGAGGCAGCGAGTCGCGCCGAGCACTCGCGCACCTGCCGCTCCGTGCCAGATTGCCAGATCCCGTCGTTTCCCGTTTGAAACCGTGATTAGCCACTGCCGCCTCGCATTCCTACCGCCGCACGACGAGCTTGGAATCGACGCTCTTAACGCCGTTGACCGATCTCGCCAGACCGACAGCCTGGTCTTCTTCCGCGGCGTCTTGGACCGTCCCGCTCAGTGTGACCTTCCCATCGGTCGTATCCACGTTGATTTTCATGGCAGACACCACGGGATCGTCGGCCATCCTCATCTTGATCGCCGCGGTGATGCTCGCATCCGTGGCCGTACCACCCACCTGCTGAGCGGCTTCCTTGGCGCCCGCTCCCACGGCAATACCGGTATTCTTCGTGGCCGTACAACCCGACGCCAGGAAAGCAGCGAGACAGATGAGGGGGATCGAGAACCGTAAGTTATTCATGTTTTGGTTTCCTTTATTTGTGTTCTACTCATTCGCAACTCCATCGTCGGGCTCCTTCGCCTCTTTCGGCTATCGTCGTCTTCGTCAGACGGCCGGACATCGGTTCGAGAAGCAAGCGCCGTGCCAGTGGCCGCCCGGTTGTGGAAAGGCGCACCGGTCCCGGTGATGCCGTCTTGGTCCTTCTGTTCGATGGCCGTCAGAACGGCGATGATTGGAAGCGGGATGCTGCAATTTGTAGAAAAGGGGTTGACGAGAAGGCTCGAATTCTCGAGTCGGCGGTGCTGGGCGCTGTCCGCGGCCGTCGACGCTTGCAACAATCTACGCAAAAAAAGAGAATCCCATAAGAGCCGCGTCGGTTGTGTCCGACTGGTAAACTGCTGCACCTTGAGATTTTCAACAC
The window above is part of the Vicinamibacteria bacterium genome. Proteins encoded here:
- a CDS encoding BON domain-containing protein → MNNLRFSIPLICLAAFLASGCTATKNTGIAVGAGAKEAAQQVGGTATDASITAAIKMRMADDPVVSAMKINVDTTDGKVTLSGTVQDAAEEDQAVGLARSVNGVKSVDSKLVVRR